A part of Gemmobacter sp. 24YEA27 genomic DNA contains:
- a CDS encoding LysR family transcriptional regulator — protein MTGPREVRSTLLQYPDRANQPKLAAARAAGKRGEQLKDNRLLEMRVVRAIVEAGGFSAAARQLGVSQAFISQAIHGLEKRLGVKLLHRSTRGHRLTAEGEYYVTEAARITDSVDQFESDFLSLRAQVSGSLRITIPVAFGYDQILPRLPQFMEQHPDIEITVNLNDEVANLIENGFDVAIRMGVMENSTLIRRKLCDLRRLVVAAPSYIAKYGLPDTPTDLSGHNCLMWFGRREHLNRWPFIVDGEQRIIQIAGNFKSTDGLALSNHCLAGCGIMRMAEHLALPYIRQGKLVRLLRSHEFVDQTAIQAVYLPERHPLPRIRAFVDYMVESFKIPPWLSYKL, from the coding sequence ATGACAGGCCCGCGCGAAGTTCGCAGCACCCTGTTGCAATATCCTGACCGTGCAAACCAACCGAAGCTCGCCGCAGCGCGAGCGGCCGGTAAAAGGGGGGAGCAGTTGAAAGACAACAGGCTGTTGGAAATGCGCGTTGTCCGCGCCATCGTCGAAGCTGGGGGCTTTAGTGCAGCCGCGAGACAGCTTGGGGTCAGTCAGGCATTTATCAGCCAGGCTATCCACGGCCTGGAAAAACGTTTAGGCGTAAAACTCCTGCATCGCAGTACACGCGGACACCGGCTGACTGCCGAGGGTGAGTACTATGTTACAGAGGCCGCCCGCATTACAGACAGTGTTGACCAGTTTGAGAGCGATTTTTTAAGTTTGCGCGCGCAGGTGTCGGGATCTTTGCGTATTACAATCCCTGTTGCCTTTGGCTACGATCAAATTCTTCCCAGGTTGCCACAGTTCATGGAGCAACACCCTGACATAGAAATAACGGTCAATCTGAACGACGAGGTAGCAAACCTTATAGAGAACGGATTTGATGTTGCAATTCGAATGGGGGTAATGGAAAATTCAACTTTAATTCGACGAAAGCTCTGTGATCTCAGGCGGCTGGTTGTGGCAGCGCCGTCTTATATTGCGAAATATGGCTTGCCGGACACCCCGACGGATCTTTCCGGTCATAATTGCTTGATGTGGTTCGGTCGTCGGGAACATCTGAATAGATGGCCTTTCATAGTTGACGGTGAGCAGCGTATCATACAAATCGCGGGTAATTTCAAAAGCACCGATGGCCTTGCGCTGTCAAATCATTGCCTGGCTGGTTGCGGAATCATGCGTATGGCAGAGCATTTGGCGCTTCCCTATATTCGGCAAGGAAAACTTGTCAGACTTTTGCGTTCTCATGAATTTGTTGATCAAACGGCGATTCAGGCGGTATATTTGCCGGAGAGGCATCCGTTACCGAGAATAAGAGCATTCGTGGATTACATGGTCGAATCATTCAAGATTCCGCCTTGGCTGAGTT
- a CDS encoding electron transfer flavoprotein subunit alpha/FixB family protein, with translation MAVLLIADVNEGHLATDSVARTVTAVKFLGEVHLLVAGPAAAAAAAAKLEGVAKVLNADDGNGLAEPLADLVVGLAGAYSHITGPATASNKNILPRVAALLDVMVTSDVTSVIGADTFERPIYAGNAMQTVRSSDAKKVFSVRTAAFAPMPETGSAPVETVSDVAATGLSTLVENRLAASERPDLTSAKIVVSGGRGVGSKESFAVIAALADKLNAALGASRAAVDAGYAPNDWQVGQTGKVVAPNLYVAIGISGAIQHLAGMKDSKVIVAINKDEEAPIFQVADYGLVGDLFTLVPELSDRL, from the coding sequence ATGGCTGTTTTGCTGATTGCTGACGTGAATGAAGGGCATCTTGCCACGGATTCGGTTGCCAGAACCGTAACCGCGGTAAAATTCCTTGGCGAAGTGCATCTGCTGGTCGCGGGTCCTGCGGCTGCGGCAGCCGCCGCAGCAAAGCTCGAAGGCGTGGCAAAAGTGCTCAATGCCGACGATGGTAACGGGCTTGCAGAGCCGCTGGCCGATCTGGTGGTCGGCCTGGCCGGCGCCTACAGCCATATCACCGGTCCTGCGACCGCCAGTAACAAGAACATATTGCCGCGCGTGGCGGCCCTTCTGGATGTCATGGTGACCTCGGATGTGACCTCCGTGATCGGCGCCGATACATTCGAGCGCCCGATCTATGCCGGCAACGCGATGCAGACTGTGAGATCCTCGGATGCGAAAAAGGTCTTCTCTGTCCGAACGGCGGCCTTTGCGCCGATGCCTGAAACTGGCTCTGCTCCCGTCGAAACTGTGTCCGATGTGGCGGCAACCGGTCTTTCAACCCTGGTAGAAAACCGTTTGGCCGCCTCTGAACGCCCGGATCTGACCTCCGCCAAAATCGTGGTCTCAGGTGGCCGCGGCGTCGGTTCGAAGGAAAGCTTTGCGGTGATTGCGGCGCTGGCCGACAAACTGAATGCCGCCCTGGGGGCCAGCCGCGCAGCCGTCGATGCGGGCTATGCGCCGAATGACTGGCAGGTCGGTCAGACCGGAAAGGTGGTGGCGCCAAACCTTTATGTCGCGATTGGTATTTCGGGCGCGATCCAGCATCTTGCCGGTATGAAGGACTCGAAGGTGATCGTCGCCATCAACAAGGATGAAGAAGCCCCGATCTTCCAGGTCGCCGATTATGGCCTGGTGGGCGACCTCTTCACCCTGGTTCCCGAACTTTCCGACAGACTCTGA